From the Bdellovibrio bacteriovorus genome, one window contains:
- a CDS encoding DMT family transporter, with protein sequence MANAYLYLAAAIVFEVLGTITMKYSVGFTKVLPVILTIVCHGICFVALAVALKSLPISIVYAIWAGVGTAMMALVGLWMFNEPLPIQKVLATSLIILGVVMLNFSETKPVEQIAKVDNVKVLHPEKPATSEVREVVSERNSG encoded by the coding sequence ATGGCTAATGCATACTTGTATTTGGCAGCAGCAATCGTTTTTGAGGTTTTGGGCACAATCACCATGAAATATTCCGTGGGATTCACAAAGGTGCTTCCAGTCATTCTTACTATAGTTTGTCATGGAATCTGCTTTGTGGCTCTCGCTGTCGCTTTGAAGTCGTTACCTATCAGTATCGTCTATGCAATCTGGGCGGGTGTGGGAACGGCGATGATGGCGCTTGTGGGGCTTTGGATGTTTAACGAACCACTTCCAATACAAAAAGTATTGGCGACGAGTTTGATCATTCTTGGAGTTGTGATGTTGAACTTCTCTGAGACTAAACCGGTGGAGCAAATTGCGAAAGTAGATAACGTCAAAGTGCTTCATCCAGAAAAACCTGCGACTTCGGAAGTTCGTGAAGTCGTGAGTGAAAGAAATTCTGGTTAA